A single window of Sporosarcina sp. Marseille-Q4943 DNA harbors:
- a CDS encoding YigZ family protein, whose protein sequence is MRADYKTVNLSGESEIVIQKSRFLTYVKRVESEEEANDFIQDIKKMHHTATHNCSAYIIGEHDQIQKANDDGEPSGTAGVPMLEVLKKQGLKDTAVVVTRYFGGIKLGGGGLIRAYGRATTEGIAATGVVERKLHALMKVTIVYTWLGKVENEARQSPYPLKEILYEEDVSLLLYVPIAEVDTFIGWMTELTNGQAEISEVSTTFLEFDAQ, encoded by the coding sequence ATGCGAGCGGATTATAAAACAGTCAATTTGTCAGGTGAAAGTGAAATTGTCATACAGAAATCCAGGTTCCTCACATACGTTAAGCGTGTAGAGAGCGAGGAGGAAGCAAACGACTTCATTCAAGACATTAAAAAGATGCATCATACAGCAACCCATAATTGTTCAGCCTATATTATCGGTGAGCATGATCAGATACAGAAGGCGAATGACGACGGAGAGCCATCGGGTACGGCAGGCGTTCCCATGCTGGAAGTACTAAAGAAGCAAGGGTTGAAAGATACTGCCGTTGTCGTAACACGTTATTTCGGGGGTATCAAATTAGGCGGCGGCGGTCTCATCCGCGCATACGGCCGTGCAACTACCGAGGGGATTGCCGCGACAGGTGTCGTCGAACGAAAGCTACATGCGCTTATGAAAGTGACGATCGTTTATACATGGCTCGGAAAAGTTGAGAATGAAGCGAGGCAGTCTCCTTACCCACTTAAAGAGATCCTATATGAAGAAGACGTCAGTTTACTCCTATATGTTCCTATTGCGGAGGTAGATACGTTCATCGGTTGGATGACCGAGTTGACGAACGGCCAAGCAGAAATTTCTGAAGTCTCGACTACGTTCCTTGAATTTGACGCACAATAA
- a CDS encoding sensor histidine kinase: MAEKTVDIQDLERIFDNMVNVMDQSKNDIFTISEQSRQTFHEMQTELVIIKEDISRVITEGDYLEDMTRQSRRRLADVSKNFMNYSEEEVRQAYEVANDLLVRLSINRMEEKQLRVRRDELDRRIAALLETIERADHLVNQVTTVITYLTSDLKKVGEVLETARQKQEFAIQIIQAQEEERKRLSRDIHDGPAQMLANVLLRSGLIEKTFNERGPIDALSELNQLKEMVRNALLEVRRIIYDLRPMALDDLGLIPTLRKYSSTVMEYEKGVTIHFMNNGTEKRFESNIEVAIFRLIQECITNALKHGKSRDVWVKVEWLRDTMNIVVKDNGVGFDPNQTKDKSFGIIGMRERVELLKGEMKIMSTIGKGTTVLFRIPLHENIIE; this comes from the coding sequence ATGGCAGAGAAGACAGTAGATATCCAGGATTTGGAAAGAATATTCGATAATATGGTTAATGTGATGGATCAATCCAAAAATGACATTTTCACTATTAGTGAACAAAGCCGTCAAACCTTCCATGAGATGCAAACCGAACTGGTTATTATTAAAGAAGATATTTCCCGGGTAATCACTGAAGGGGATTACTTGGAAGATATGACTCGCCAATCTCGAAGACGGCTGGCGGATGTTTCCAAAAACTTCATGAACTATTCCGAAGAAGAAGTACGTCAAGCATATGAAGTTGCTAACGATTTACTCGTCAGACTATCAATCAATCGGATGGAAGAAAAGCAGTTGCGTGTACGGCGGGATGAGTTGGACCGGCGCATTGCCGCCCTTTTGGAAACGATTGAAAGAGCAGATCACCTTGTCAATCAAGTGACAACGGTAATTACATATTTGACATCTGATTTGAAAAAGGTCGGGGAAGTGCTGGAAACTGCCCGACAAAAACAGGAGTTCGCCATTCAAATCATCCAGGCCCAAGAGGAAGAACGCAAACGACTATCGCGCGATATCCATGACGGTCCTGCCCAGATGCTTGCCAATGTGCTGCTCAGATCGGGGCTTATTGAAAAGACGTTCAATGAAAGAGGCCCGATTGATGCCTTATCCGAATTGAATCAATTGAAGGAAATGGTCAGAAATGCCCTTCTTGAAGTGCGCCGCATCATCTATGATCTGCGTCCAATGGCATTGGATGACCTCGGACTGATTCCGACACTGCGAAAATATTCTTCAACTGTCATGGAATACGAAAAAGGTGTCACAATCCATTTCATGAATAATGGAACGGAAAAGAGATTCGAATCCAACATCGAAGTGGCGATTTTCCGCCTCATCCAAGAATGTATAACGAATGCACTTAAACATGGAAAATCTAGAGATGTTTGGGTGAAAGTCGAATGGCTTCGTGATACAATGAATATTGTCGTGAAGGATAATGGTGTAGGGTTCGACCCGAATCAAACTAAAGATAAATCATTTGGCATTATAGGGATGCGGGAGCGCGTCGAACTGCTGAAAGGCGAGATGAAAATCATGTCGACAATTGGCAAAGGCACAACTGTATTATTCCGTATTCCGTTACATGAAAATATAATTGAATAG
- a CDS encoding response regulator transcription factor has protein sequence MTKILIVDDHQLFREGVKRILDFEDSFEVVGEGDDGSEVVELYRRFEPDVVLMDINMPGMNGVEATEVLKAEFPEAKVIMLSIHDDESYVSHALKSGALGYMLKEMDADAIVQAIKVVAAGGSYLHPKVTHNLVSEFRRLSEREHKGSFQQNDIRRPLHLLTKRECEVLQLLTDGQSNRTIGETLFISEKTVKNHVSSILQKMGVNDRTQAVVTAIKNGWVEVK, from the coding sequence ATGACGAAAATTTTAATTGTAGATGATCATCAGCTATTCCGTGAAGGAGTTAAAAGAATCCTGGATTTCGAAGACTCATTCGAAGTGGTGGGAGAAGGTGACGATGGCAGCGAAGTAGTCGAGTTGTACCGCCGCTTTGAGCCGGACGTCGTCTTGATGGACATTAATATGCCTGGCATGAATGGAGTGGAAGCGACGGAAGTCCTGAAAGCTGAATTTCCGGAAGCGAAAGTGATTATGCTCTCCATCCATGACGATGAATCATATGTATCACATGCGCTGAAATCGGGCGCGCTTGGTTATATGCTGAAAGAAATGGACGCAGACGCAATTGTACAAGCAATCAAAGTCGTTGCGGCAGGAGGATCTTATTTACATCCGAAAGTGACACATAATCTTGTGTCCGAATTCCGCCGTCTCAGCGAACGTGAACATAAAGGATCTTTCCAACAAAATGATATCCGCCGCCCGCTTCATTTATTGACGAAGCGCGAATGCGAAGTTTTGCAGTTGTTGACAGATGGGCAAAGCAACCGGACGATCGGGGAAACGCTTTTCATTTCCGAAAAAACGGTAAAAAACCATGTTTCCAGCATCTTGCAAAAAATGGGTGTCAACGACCGTACACAAGCGGTCGTCACAGCAATCAAAAACGGCTGGGTCGAAGTGAAGTAA
- a CDS encoding nuclear transport factor 2 family protein produces MKKMLVFSMLILVLIVGACSKKEETSNHGSVDDGENPSQFGSIDHGVDENENKVGFNMSGDTIEEAANVPAEEKELIMQSFDTYIHAFNDQNIDEYMDTLSEKPKSFNLEEEREYIESVFEQYELSREAKDTTIVKFDEETGEAQVFANLLTKMKQKSTGLETNRDGRQVTVFTKEGGEWKVNSVYYMEEQK; encoded by the coding sequence ATGAAGAAAATGCTCGTTTTTTCAATGCTTATATTGGTGCTTATTGTTGGTGCTTGTTCAAAAAAGGAAGAGACGTCGAATCACGGTTCAGTAGATGACGGGGAAAACCCGAGTCAATTCGGTTCAATCGACCATGGTGTGGATGAAAATGAAAATAAAGTAGGCTTCAACATGTCCGGCGACACAATTGAAGAGGCTGCAAACGTGCCAGCGGAAGAAAAAGAGCTGATCATGCAATCATTCGACACGTATATCCATGCATTTAACGATCAGAATATCGATGAATATATGGACACGCTGTCCGAGAAGCCGAAGAGCTTCAATCTTGAAGAAGAGCGCGAGTACATTGAAAGCGTATTTGAACAATATGAACTGTCCCGCGAAGCTAAGGACACTACAATTGTGAAGTTTGATGAGGAGACGGGTGAAGCCCAAGTGTTCGCAAACCTGTTGACGAAGATGAAACAGAAGTCCACCGGCTTGGAGACGAACCGTGATGGCAGGCAAGTGACCGTCTTTACAAAAGAGGGCGGAGAGTGGAAAGTAAACTCCGTTTATTATATGGAAGAACAGAAATAA
- a CDS encoding competence protein ComK: MTVFEPRYYISHDTLMLQPKEEGNKIFTRVIERDRTVIVSKKPMHIMNGSCTYYGSSYATVMSTARRLFGDNKQKAPFLLANAFGIPFIFIPTLSPLSDQNVWLSYHAIEFYEADGFGTSVTLENGKKYKLDISVSTMNRQYALAKLIERDFLKRQRNYGNTSFLYPPKDPPNDFPML; this comes from the coding sequence TTGACTGTATTCGAACCAAGATACTACATATCGCATGATACCCTCATGTTACAACCGAAAGAAGAGGGCAACAAAATTTTCACGAGGGTTATTGAGCGAGATAGGACAGTAATTGTTTCAAAGAAACCGATGCATATCATGAACGGTTCCTGTACTTACTATGGCTCCAGTTATGCAACCGTCATGAGTACCGCTAGACGATTATTTGGGGATAATAAGCAGAAAGCACCTTTTCTGTTGGCAAACGCTTTTGGCATTCCATTCATATTCATTCCTACATTATCTCCTTTATCGGATCAAAATGTATGGCTTTCCTACCATGCAATCGAATTTTATGAAGCAGATGGCTTTGGCACTTCCGTCACATTGGAAAACGGAAAAAAATACAAATTAGACATTTCGGTTTCAACGATGAACCGGCAATACGCTTTGGCCAAGTTGATTGAGAGGGACTTCTTGAAAAGGCAGAGGAATTATGGCAATACCTCATTCCTATATCCGCCTAAGGACCCGCCGAATGATTTCCCGATGTTGTAA
- a CDS encoding M20 family metallopeptidase, which yields MNEQLFEKLDCAYEEMVVIRRHLHMHPELSFKEEKTAQYIHDFYANLGVDVRAGVGGNGVVARIKGARPGKTIALRADFDALPIQDEKDVPYKSTVPGVMHACGHDGHTAALLQLAKAFHELREDLAGEYVFIHQHAEEFAPGGAISMIEDGCLDGVDVIFGTHLWSLIPFKTIEYLTGPVMAAADRFEITIQGAGGHGAAPHQTKDAIVIGAQLVMNLQQLVSRRVDPIDSAVLSVGSFVADNAFNVIADSAKLGGTVRTFNPDVRDMMEREMARVVEGTALSNNCEIQFDYFRGYPAVVNHKEETEHLKRVAESVPGVEHVVESKPQMGGEDFAYYLEKVPGTFFFTGAQPAETYPHHHPKFDFEEQAMLLAAKTLGAAALDYQAE from the coding sequence ATGAATGAGCAACTGTTCGAGAAGTTGGATTGTGCATATGAAGAAATGGTCGTCATCCGCAGACATCTGCATATGCACCCGGAATTATCTTTTAAAGAGGAAAAAACTGCGCAATACATCCATGATTTTTACGCAAATCTCGGCGTCGATGTACGTGCAGGCGTCGGCGGCAACGGCGTAGTCGCCCGTATCAAAGGGGCGCGTCCCGGCAAAACGATCGCTTTGCGTGCCGATTTCGATGCTTTGCCAATCCAAGACGAAAAAGATGTCCCTTACAAATCGACAGTGCCCGGCGTCATGCATGCTTGTGGACATGACGGCCATACAGCGGCATTGCTGCAATTGGCCAAGGCGTTCCACGAGCTGCGGGAGGATCTCGCAGGAGAATATGTTTTCATTCATCAGCACGCCGAGGAATTTGCTCCGGGCGGGGCCATTTCAATGATCGAGGACGGTTGCCTCGATGGTGTCGACGTAATTTTCGGTACACATCTTTGGTCGCTTATCCCCTTTAAAACTATCGAATATTTAACAGGACCGGTCATGGCGGCTGCCGACCGGTTTGAAATTACGATTCAAGGCGCGGGAGGCCACGGAGCGGCTCCGCACCAGACGAAGGATGCCATCGTCATCGGCGCGCAGCTCGTCATGAACTTGCAGCAGCTCGTGTCCCGCCGCGTTGACCCGATCGACTCGGCTGTACTATCCGTCGGTTCATTCGTTGCGGATAACGCGTTCAATGTCATTGCCGATTCCGCAAAGCTTGGCGGCACCGTGCGCACATTTAATCCCGACGTACGCGACATGATGGAGCGGGAAATGGCTAGAGTCGTGGAAGGCACGGCACTCTCCAATAATTGCGAAATCCAATTCGACTATTTCCGCGGCTACCCTGCCGTCGTGAACCATAAAGAAGAAACCGAGCATTTGAAACGTGTTGCAGAATCAGTTCCTGGCGTTGAACACGTCGTGGAAAGCAAGCCACAAATGGGCGGAGAAGACTTCGCGTACTATTTGGAAAAAGTGCCTGGCACATTCTTCTTCACCGGTGCCCAGCCAGCTGAAACATATCCTCATCACCATCCAAAATTCGATTTTGAGGAACAGGCGATGCTGCTAGCAGCAAAAACACTTGGCGCTGCCGCATTGGATTACCAAGCTGAATAA
- a CDS encoding antibiotic biosynthesis monooxygenase: MYMYLTTGTRDFMEKLQNRHVNEKMILMHGGGKSLLLHETDGKSVFQSPRRYEVISSAGTLKEDGYFVYNNVPVTDEGRPVFEHRFSSGDDRIENQKGFIAYRLLRPLDSDTYIVMTEWEEAADYDRWKHSQVFKSSPLSVDMKEFAGNTTHIFSSASYITTYSAKTDDEE, encoded by the coding sequence ATGTATATGTATTTGACGACCGGAACGAGGGATTTCATGGAGAAGCTCCAAAATCGTCATGTGAATGAAAAAATGATTCTCATGCATGGCGGCGGCAAGTCGCTCCTTTTGCATGAAACGGACGGGAAGTCTGTTTTCCAGTCGCCGAGACGGTATGAAGTGATCAGCTCCGCCGGCACACTGAAGGAAGATGGCTATTTCGTCTACAATAACGTTCCCGTCACCGATGAAGGACGACCTGTCTTCGAACACCGTTTTTCCTCCGGCGACGACCGAATCGAAAATCAGAAAGGATTCATCGCTTACCGCCTGCTTCGCCCGCTCGATTCGGACACGTATATCGTCATGACCGAATGGGAGGAAGCGGCCGACTATGACCGTTGGAAACATTCGCAGGTGTTCAAGTCCTCGCCTCTATCGGTCGACATGAAGGAATTCGCCGGCAACACGACACATATTTTTTCCAGTGCGTCTTATATTACGACGTATTCTGCGAAAACGGACGACGAAGAATGA
- the hemE gene encoding uroporphyrinogen decarboxylase codes for MTTFNDTLLRAARGEKIDHTPVWFMRQAGRSQPEYRKIKEKYSLEEITHQPELCAYVTKLPVDQYNVDAAILYKDIVTPLPGIGVDVKIKAGVGPVISNPIRSVQDVHNLGELSPEDDIPFVIDTIKILKEQLNVPLIGFAGAPFTLASYMIEGGPSKSYNLTKSFMVSEPEAWFALMNKLGDTIITSIKAQVAAGAAAIQVFDSWVGALNVSDYRIFIKPVMTRIFNELRELNVPLITFGVGASHLANEWHDLPVDVVGLDWRLSIKEAGERGLTKTLQGNLDPALLLADWNIIEERAKVIVEQGVEHGSHIFNLGHGVFPEVQPATLKRLTEFVHEYSAQLRK; via the coding sequence ATGACAACATTTAACGATACACTGCTTCGTGCTGCTAGAGGAGAAAAAATCGACCATACACCGGTTTGGTTCATGAGGCAGGCGGGCCGTTCTCAGCCTGAATACCGCAAAATCAAAGAGAAGTATTCATTAGAAGAAATTACACATCAGCCGGAGCTTTGCGCTTACGTAACAAAGCTGCCTGTCGACCAATACAATGTCGACGCGGCGATTTTGTATAAAGATATAGTCACTCCGCTTCCGGGAATCGGAGTGGATGTAAAAATAAAAGCAGGTGTCGGCCCTGTCATTTCAAATCCGATCCGTTCGGTACAAGACGTCCATAATCTCGGGGAGCTTTCGCCGGAGGACGATATTCCTTTCGTCATCGATACGATTAAAATCTTGAAAGAGCAATTGAACGTACCGTTGATCGGCTTCGCCGGAGCTCCATTCACATTGGCGAGCTATATGATTGAGGGAGGCCCGTCAAAAAGCTACAATTTGACGAAATCTTTCATGGTATCGGAACCTGAAGCTTGGTTTGCACTTATGAATAAATTAGGGGATACGATCATTACATCGATCAAAGCACAAGTAGCAGCGGGAGCAGCGGCTATCCAAGTGTTTGATTCATGGGTCGGCGCATTGAACGTCTCCGATTACAGAATCTTCATCAAGCCTGTCATGACACGCATTTTCAATGAACTTCGCGAATTGAATGTGCCGCTCATCACATTTGGTGTCGGGGCAAGCCATTTGGCAAACGAATGGCATGACCTTCCAGTAGACGTCGTCGGCTTGGATTGGCGTTTATCGATCAAGGAAGCTGGGGAAAGAGGATTAACAAAGACATTGCAAGGTAACTTGGATCCTGCATTGCTTCTAGCGGATTGGAACATCATCGAGGAGCGTGCGAAAGTGATCGTAGAACAAGGCGTCGAGCACGGCAGCCATATTTTCAACCTCGGTCACGGCGTATTCCCTGAAGTACAGCCGGCAACATTGAAACGACTAACAGAGTTCGTTCACGAATATAGCGCGCAACTTCGAAAATAA
- the hemH gene encoding ferrochelatase, with protein MTKRKMALLVMAYGTPYKEEDILPYYTHIRRGRPPAPEQLEDLKARYQAIGGISPLAKITENQANALGDRLNAMQDEIEFNVYVGLKHITPFVEEAVEQMEADGITEAVSIVLAPHYSSFSVKSYNERAKEEAEKHGISMTSVESWYKQPKFIEYWSEKIRSTYASMSDAEREKACLVVSAHSLPEKIKQFGDPYPEQLDETAKLIAEAAEVKHYAVGWQSEGQTGEPWLGPDVQDLTRDLHEKEGYETFVYTPVGFVSDHLEVLYDNDYECKVVCDEIGASYYRPAMPNTDPLFISSMADAVLDQLKEA; from the coding sequence ATGACAAAAAGGAAAATGGCACTTTTAGTCATGGCGTACGGAACGCCATACAAGGAAGAGGATATCTTGCCGTACTACACGCATATCCGGCGCGGCCGTCCGCCAGCACCGGAACAACTGGAAGATCTAAAGGCCCGTTATCAAGCGATCGGCGGCATTTCCCCGCTCGCGAAAATAACGGAAAACCAGGCGAATGCACTTGGCGACCGTCTGAATGCGATGCAGGATGAAATCGAATTCAACGTCTATGTCGGCTTGAAGCACATTACGCCATTCGTCGAAGAAGCAGTGGAACAGATGGAGGCGGATGGAATTACAGAAGCGGTGTCGATCGTACTGGCGCCACATTATTCTTCGTTCTCCGTGAAATCATATAATGAACGCGCGAAGGAAGAAGCCGAAAAGCATGGCATTTCCATGACGTCGGTCGAGAGCTGGTACAAGCAGCCGAAATTCATCGAATACTGGTCGGAAAAAATTCGCAGCACGTACGCTAGCATGAGCGATGCAGAACGTGAAAAGGCGTGCCTAGTCGTTTCGGCGCACTCGCTTCCTGAAAAGATCAAGCAATTCGGAGATCCGTATCCGGAGCAATTGGATGAGACTGCGAAATTGATTGCGGAAGCGGCAGAAGTGAAACACTATGCAGTCGGCTGGCAAAGTGAAGGGCAGACGGGCGAGCCATGGCTCGGACCAGACGTCCAAGATCTGACACGTGACTTGCATGAAAAAGAAGGCTATGAAACATTCGTCTATACGCCGGTCGGCTTCGTTTCGGACCATTTGGAAGTCCTTTACGACAACGACTACGAGTGTAAAGTCGTATGCGATGAAATCGGTGCATCTTATTACCGTCCGGCTATGCCGAATACGGACCCGCTATTCATCAGCTCAATGGCAGATGCAGTTCTTGACCAATTGAAAGAAGCCTAA
- the hemY gene encoding protoporphyrinogen oxidase, protein MSEQKKRVVIVGGGITGLSAAFYMQKAAREQNLPIEVMLIEATNRLGGKIQTVRRNGFVIERGPDSFLIRKKSMDTFAIDLGIGDDLVRNATGQAYILVNGRLQPIPGGSVMGIPTKVGPFLKSDLFSLAGKLRAAGDFVLPRSGVEGDQSLGHFFRRRFGTEIVENLIEPLLSGVYAGDIDHMSLQSTFPQFYEVEKKHRSLILGMKKTTPKQVPQKNGHGASQKGAFHSLRYGLESIVEASEQQLEPGTVRKGIRIDSISKQGIQNVLKLNNGETVIADSVILTTGHMAASQLFASHGLLEGLKEIHTTSVATVALAFPEEHVVQDMEGTGFLVSRSSDYSITACTWVSRKWPTSTPEGKVLLRAFVGRVGEDAIVDLPDDEIERIVLEDLGKIIPIKGKPDFTVITRFKDDRPQYRVGHRQRIDAARAELKEAFPNVKLAGASYDGVGLPDCVDQGKAAVEEVIADLFTN, encoded by the coding sequence ATGAGTGAACAGAAGAAAAGGGTTGTCATCGTCGGTGGAGGGATCACCGGCCTTTCCGCAGCGTTCTATATGCAAAAAGCGGCACGTGAACAAAACTTGCCGATTGAAGTGATGTTGATCGAAGCGACGAATCGGCTCGGCGGGAAAATCCAGACGGTCCGTCGTAACGGCTTTGTCATCGAACGGGGACCGGACAGTTTCCTCATCAGGAAAAAAAGCATGGATACGTTCGCGATAGATCTCGGCATTGGCGACGATCTTGTGCGCAATGCGACGGGACAAGCGTATATCCTCGTGAATGGCCGGTTGCAACCGATTCCGGGTGGCTCCGTCATGGGCATTCCGACGAAGGTCGGCCCATTCTTGAAATCGGACCTGTTTTCATTAGCAGGCAAACTGAGGGCGGCAGGGGATTTCGTCCTGCCGCGTTCAGGGGTTGAAGGGGACCAGTCACTCGGCCACTTCTTCCGCCGCCGATTCGGGACGGAAATCGTTGAAAATCTCATCGAGCCGCTATTATCGGGAGTGTATGCAGGCGATATCGACCATATGAGCTTGCAATCGACGTTTCCGCAATTTTACGAAGTCGAGAAGAAGCACCGCAGCCTCATTCTCGGCATGAAGAAGACGACGCCGAAGCAAGTGCCGCAGAAGAATGGACATGGTGCCTCCCAAAAAGGGGCGTTCCATTCACTCCGGTACGGACTTGAATCGATCGTCGAAGCGTCGGAGCAGCAATTGGAACCTGGCACGGTGAGGAAAGGGATCCGCATCGATAGCATTTCCAAGCAGGGAATTCAAAACGTCCTGAAGCTGAACAACGGTGAAACGGTCATAGCCGATTCTGTCATCTTGACGACAGGTCATATGGCGGCAAGCCAACTATTCGCTTCCCACGGACTGCTCGAAGGGTTGAAGGAAATCCATACGACATCCGTCGCGACAGTCGCGCTCGCATTTCCGGAGGAGCATGTCGTCCAAGATATGGAAGGGACCGGTTTCCTCGTCTCCCGGAGCAGCGATTACTCCATTACCGCATGCACATGGGTGTCTCGGAAATGGCCGACGTCGACGCCTGAAGGGAAAGTTCTATTGCGTGCGTTTGTCGGACGGGTAGGGGAAGATGCGATCGTTGATTTGCCGGATGACGAAATCGAGCGGATCGTCCTCGAAGATCTCGGGAAGATTATTCCGATCAAAGGCAAACCGGACTTCACGGTCATTACGCGATTCAAGGACGACCGACCGCAATACCGGGTCGGCCACCGTCAACGGATCGATGCTGCCCGCGCAGAATTGAAAGAGGCTTTCCCGAACGTCAAACTGGCAGGCGCCTCTTATGACGGTGTCGGATTGCCCGACTGCGTCGATCAAGGTAAAGCGGCCGTGGAAGAAGTCATTGCTGATCTATTTACGAATTAA
- a CDS encoding glycerophosphodiester phosphodiesterase family protein, with translation MKKILVIISTALLLSACSIGNDWDNPMPEDGFLIIGHRGASAYEPENTIPAFELAEDLNADYVELDVHLTKDGELIVMHDDDVKRTTEAAGKIKDFTLAELKLLTADEKKGEKIAVSGRDEEAYEIPTLREVVEQLKGDLRFVIELKDAEQYPGIEEELVRLMKEQGLIGIDAKGYPKAVILSFDKKALKQVHKIAPEIPLIQLISFDEGEEAELTKKELKDILSYASGINVSYEALTPPFVNSMHDEGLAVYAYTVNDAEAALRLKAMGVNGIATDEPDLLGE, from the coding sequence ATGAAAAAGATACTAGTAATCATTAGTACAGCACTCCTATTGTCTGCTTGTTCCATCGGAAACGACTGGGACAATCCGATGCCGGAGGATGGGTTCCTAATCATCGGGCACCGCGGCGCTTCGGCATACGAACCGGAAAACACGATTCCTGCCTTTGAGCTTGCGGAAGACCTTAATGCGGATTACGTAGAGCTTGACGTCCATTTGACGAAGGACGGGGAATTGATCGTCATGCATGACGATGACGTGAAGCGGACGACAGAAGCAGCCGGGAAGATAAAGGATTTCACATTGGCCGAACTGAAACTGCTGACCGCAGATGAGAAGAAAGGCGAGAAAATCGCCGTCAGCGGCAGAGACGAAGAAGCGTATGAAATCCCGACATTGCGGGAAGTGGTCGAACAGTTGAAAGGAGACCTCCGCTTTGTCATCGAGTTGAAAGATGCGGAGCAATACCCGGGCATCGAAGAAGAATTGGTCCGACTCATGAAGGAGCAGGGGTTGATCGGTATTGACGCCAAAGGGTATCCGAAAGCGGTCATCCTCTCATTCGACAAGAAGGCGTTGAAGCAAGTGCATAAGATCGCCCCTGAGATTCCGTTGATTCAATTGATCTCCTTCGACGAAGGGGAGGAAGCGGAACTAACGAAGAAGGAATTGAAGGATATTCTATCGTACGCTTCAGGCATCAACGTGAGCTACGAAGCATTGACGCCTCCTTTCGTCAATTCGATGCACGACGAGGGTCTCGCGGTATATGCCTACACGGTGAATGACGCCGAAGCCGCCTTGCGGTTGAAAGCGATGGGCGTCAACGGCATCGCTACGGATGAACCCGACTTATTGGGTGAATGA
- the yhfH gene encoding protein YhfH encodes MLENVIEFFKNLPAKTCAECGKEIEEQHECYSNKCDECNIL; translated from the coding sequence ATGCTAGAGAATGTCATTGAGTTTTTCAAGAACCTGCCTGCTAAAACCTGTGCCGAATGTGGAAAAGAGATCGAGGAACAGCACGAATGCTACAGCAATAAATGTGATGAATGCAACATCCTATAA
- the yhfH gene encoding protein YhfH → MLENVIEFFKNLPAKTCAECGKEIEEQHECYSNKCDECNII, encoded by the coding sequence ATGCTGGAGAATGTCATTGAGTTTTTTAAGAACCTACCTGCAAAAACCTGTGCCGAATGCGGAAAAGAAATCGAGGAACAGCACGAATGCTACAGCAATAAATGTGATGAGTGTAACATCATCTAA
- the yhfH gene encoding protein YhfH, whose translation MLENVIEFFKNLPAKTCAQCGKEIEEQHECYSNKCDECNII comes from the coding sequence ATGCTGGAGAATGTCATTGAGTTTTTTAAGAACCTGCCTGCAAAAACATGTGCCCAATGTGGAAAAGAGATTGAGGAACAGCATGAATGCTATAGCAATAAATGTGATGAGTGTAACATCATCTAA
- the yhfH gene encoding protein YhfH, whose protein sequence is MVESIVEFFRNLPAKACDVCGEKIEEQHECYSNKCDECNIV, encoded by the coding sequence ATGGTCGAGAGTATCGTAGAGTTTTTCAGAAACCTGCCTGCCAAAGCCTGTGACGTTTGTGGAGAGAAAATCGAAGAACAGCATGAATGCTATAGTAATAAATGTGACGAGTGTAACATCGTCTAA